A DNA window from Alligator mississippiensis isolate rAllMis1 chromosome 11, rAllMis1, whole genome shotgun sequence contains the following coding sequences:
- the LOC132243815 gene encoding uncharacterized protein LOC132243815, protein MRTEEDSCLTLEQLQSTQAISRDYENTNYDRGQLNPKSFQCDSSRRATFTLTNAVPMEPCLNQMHWRKLEESLQDKLTQNCLNEGGTAYLVTGAVAGTEKIPKKRGDEEADRQRTYDRVAVASHIWTAVCCDNANNNLKFSFAFLAENKEESKLRVFSVEQLNKKLQEMYNTQNIRVLADDCNAQSQKTQEVLSAIKQDLYSGFWDLMLNLYHQVLPSDKRKNLDKETTKVMKSRNVNQGKVQLGSIEIIQEVDSTKDWHELFVKAYEQDSLSCMLSHATDATGLAYTSGTSGRVCAFQKQKHLPVSDVSAQGYRCFGQACGKHNGEPYSWCYISANKDWDYCCTEKCMKDYRCARGDGGTATCSPQYSTVTVKGHQCRADFPCGLYHQSYYWCYTDYRQNWDYCCAPHHYCGKHGYSYQWCYVGGQTKDWQNCKA, encoded by the coding sequence ATGAGAACAGAAGAAGACTCATGCCTGACCCTAGAACAACTGCAATCCACTCAGGCCATCAGCAGGGACTATGAAAACACCAACTATGACCGGGGACAGCTGAACCCAAAAAGCTTCCAGTGTGACAGCAGCCGCAGGGCCACCTTCACCCTCACCAACGCTGTTCCCATGGAGCCGTGCTTGAATCAGATGCACTGGCGCAAGCTGGAGGAAAGCCTGCAAGACAAGTTAACACAGAACTGCCTCAATGAGGGAGGAACTGCATACTTGGTGACGGGAGCTGTTGCCGGCACTGAGAAAATCCCCAAAAAGAGGGGGGACGAGGAAGCGGACCGTCAACGGACCTACGACCGAGTGGCAGTGGCCAGCCATATCTGGACAGCCGTCTGCTGTGACAATGCCAACAACAACCTCAAGTTCTCCTTTGCCTTCCTTGCAGAGAACAAGGAGGAATCCAAGCTACGAGTCTTCTCTGTGGAGCAATTAAACAAGAAGCTGCAGGAAATGTACAATACTCAGAACATCAGGGTCCTGGCAGATGACTGCAATGCCCAGAGCCAGAAAACCCAAGAGGTTTTATCAGCAATTAAACAAGATTTGTACAGTGGCTTCTGGGATTTGATGCTTAATTTGTATCATCAGGTCCTCCCTTCAGACAAGAGGAAAAACCTTGACAAAGAGACCACCAAGGTAATGAAGAGCAGAAATGTGAATCAGGGCAAGGTGCAGCTTGGGAGTATTGAGATTATTCAGGAGGTCGACAGCACAAAAGATTGGCACGAGCTGTTTGTGAAAGCGTACGAGCAGGACAGCCTGTCGTGTATGCTGTCTCATGCTACAGATGCCACTGGACTTGCTTACACTTCAGGCACTTCAGGCAGAGTGTGCGCCTTCCAGAAACAAAAACACCTTCCCGTCTCTGACGTTTCAGCACAAGGCTACCGTTGCTTCGGGCAGGCCTGTGGGAAGCACAACGGAGAACCATACAGCTGGTGTTACATTTCAGCCAATAAAGACTGGGATTACTGCTGTACTGAGAAGTGCATGAAAGATTACAGGTGTGCGCGAGGAGATGGGGGAACAGCAACTTGCTCACCTCAGTACTCAACTGTGACTGTGAAAGGGCACCAGTGTCGTGCTGACTTCCCTTGTGGCCTCTATCACCAAAGCTATTACTGGTGCTACACAGACTATCGGCAGAACTGGGATTACTGCTGCGCTCCGCACCACTACTGTGGGAAGCATGGTTACAGCTACCAGTGGTGCTATGTTGGAGGTCAGACAAAGGATTGGCAGAACTGCAAAGCCTGA